One genomic segment of Erysipelotrichaceae bacterium 66202529 includes these proteins:
- a CDS encoding extracellular solute-binding protein, whose product MKRRLLITLLLLLLCIGGIGWFSYMQQKTVVLKFGMFAGSNWDVPNGDSYKIIDQAIERFEEAHPNVRVEYVSGLQKADYSEWLSQQALEGNLPDVYMVLSDDLYTFADIGMLEKLDSYIQRDDDLQVKNYFTPALKSGQMDKQQYALPYESVPTMMYVNKTLLDKFGIALPKNDWTWDDFYAICEKVTMDRDQDGSLDTFGVYGYGWQNALASNDATIFNASGTSATLANDKVYEAVAFTRKLEELNQGQSINSDMFDKGMVAFCPMKFSEYRTYKPYPWRVKKYTNFEWDCIPMPAGPKGDNVSQLDTLSMGISASSSHKRLAWEFLKTLCYDTTAQKDIFKYSQGVSVLRDITGSKQVMEYLLKDAPGDSTFNMDFFNDTMEHAIPNTKFTDYDQVISVADSEIRRLLGTDEDIKTSINTLQTKIDLILKK is encoded by the coding sequence ATGAAACGGCGGCTGTTGATTACATTGCTTCTTCTTTTGCTTTGTATCGGAGGAATCGGCTGGTTTTCCTACATGCAGCAAAAAACTGTCGTATTGAAATTCGGCATGTTTGCAGGTAGCAACTGGGATGTTCCAAACGGGGACAGCTATAAGATTATTGATCAGGCAATCGAACGCTTTGAAGAAGCGCATCCCAATGTCAGGGTTGAATATGTAAGCGGACTTCAGAAAGCGGATTATTCTGAATGGTTATCCCAGCAGGCACTGGAGGGGAATCTGCCGGATGTATATATGGTGCTGTCCGATGATTTGTATACCTTTGCGGATATCGGTATGCTGGAAAAGCTGGATTCCTATATACAAAGGGATGATGATTTGCAGGTGAAGAATTACTTTACGCCTGCCTTAAAAAGCGGACAGATGGATAAGCAGCAGTATGCACTTCCCTATGAAAGTGTTCCAACCATGATGTATGTGAATAAGACACTGCTTGATAAATTCGGTATTGCTCTGCCAAAAAATGACTGGACATGGGATGATTTCTATGCCATATGTGAAAAGGTGACAATGGATCGTGATCAGGACGGATCGCTGGATACCTTCGGTGTGTACGGATACGGATGGCAGAATGCGCTTGCCTCCAATGACGCGACGATTTTCAATGCCAGTGGTACAAGTGCAACCCTGGCAAATGATAAGGTATATGAGGCGGTTGCATTTACAAGAAAGCTGGAAGAATTAAATCAGGGACAAAGTATAAACAGCGATATGTTTGATAAGGGGATGGTGGCGTTTTGCCCGATGAAATTCAGCGAGTACAGAACCTATAAGCCGTATCCCTGGCGTGTGAAAAAGTATACCAATTTTGAATGGGATTGTATTCCGATGCCTGCGGGTCCAAAGGGGGACAATGTTTCCCAGCTGGATACGCTGAGTATGGGAATCAGTGCCAGCAGCTCTCATAAACGGCTTGCTTGGGAATTTCTGAAAACTCTGTGCTATGATACAACGGCGCAGAAGGATATCTTCAAGTATTCCCAGGGGGTTTCCGTACTGAGAGATATTACCGGCTCCAAGCAGGTTATGGAATATTTATTGAAGGATGCACCGGGTGATTCCACCTTCAATATGGATTTCTTTAATGATACGATGGAGCATGCGATTCCAAATACAAAATTCACGGACTACGATCAGGTCATATCCGTTGCGGACAGTGAAATACGCAGACTTTTGGGAACGGATGAGGATATCAAAACGAGTATCAATACCCTGCAGACAAAAATTGATCTGATATTAAAGAAATAG
- a CDS encoding response regulator produces the protein MIKIMIADDQELIRESLKIILSTKEEFKVIATVGSGKEVIEAIRRELPDVILMDMRMPDMDGVHCTKFVKEVYPDVKVIVLTTFDDDEYVYSALKYGASGYLLKGVSLDELSNAIKTVLQGGAIFNPNVASKAIRIFSQMAKNNVVTEKFQNQSDLPTLSNTEWKIIQQVAQGLSNKEIAELLKFTEGTIRNYLSVILDKLELRDRTQLAIWYIHREKAEQDDNG, from the coding sequence ATGATTAAGATCATGATTGCGGATGATCAGGAGCTGATCCGCGAGAGTCTGAAAATTATATTGAGTACAAAGGAAGAATTTAAGGTAATCGCCACGGTAGGCAGTGGAAAGGAAGTCATTGAAGCTATCCGCAGGGAGCTTCCGGATGTTATTTTAATGGATATGCGAATGCCGGATATGGATGGTGTTCACTGTACGAAATTCGTGAAGGAGGTCTATCCGGATGTAAAGGTAATCGTATTGACAACCTTTGATGATGACGAGTATGTATATTCCGCATTAAAATACGGAGCGAGCGGCTATCTGTTAAAGGGCGTATCTCTGGATGAGCTTTCCAATGCGATTAAGACGGTGTTGCAGGGCGGTGCTATTTTTAATCCCAATGTTGCCAGCAAGGCGATACGTATATTTTCACAAATGGCGAAGAATAATGTCGTAACGGAAAAATTCCAGAATCAGAGTGACCTACCGACCCTGAGTAATACGGAATGGAAAATCATTCAGCAGGTGGCGCAGGGCTTGTCCAATAAGGAAATTGCAGAGCTGCTGAAATTCACAGAGGGGACGATCCGTAATTATCTGAGTGTTATTCTGGATAAGCTGGAGCTGCGGGATCGCACACAGCTGGCAATCTGGTATATTCATAGGGAAAAAGCAGAACAGGATGATAACGGATGA
- a CDS encoding sensor histidine kinase: MWFMKWSNDEKLKVIHWMMCFLNLTIILFIGTVMYITTLRICDMYEARTFLSTLTCLPKNPLRIMIVSISSFPILLFVMRLRQRIQLTTWKLAGSFLLETCLCLVIMQSLSFSTNSILLLVMADLLTYINTNRERALCLTVMIIIYLCGNYDFLSGRFAIVSFNDYLACYNSMTQSVLSSIHNTLASLNIIMFILYMIFLVQEKINESKKFLQMNQELQDLNEQLKEYANIREKMGATRERNRLAREIHDTLGHTLTGLSVGIDACVLMSEIDPAATRKQLSTLAETARNGLKDVRRSVDKLRPDALEHYTLKEALDKMIQEFQGVTDVVIHFVCHLPHLTFDKDEEEVIYRIIQEGMTNAVRHGKAKEIFISIAKENDTLILIIEDDGIGCDNIKPDFGLHHMQERIALLQGDIRFYGSNGFVILAEIPIREGI; the protein is encoded by the coding sequence ATGTGGTTTATGAAATGGAGCAATGATGAGAAGCTGAAGGTCATTCACTGGATGATGTGCTTTCTCAATCTGACAATTATTTTATTCATTGGCACGGTCATGTACATCACAACACTGCGCATCTGTGATATGTATGAGGCAAGAACGTTTTTGTCTACACTTACCTGTCTGCCGAAGAATCCGCTGCGAATCATGATAGTTTCCATCTCAAGCTTTCCAATTCTGCTCTTTGTTATGCGGCTGCGTCAAAGGATTCAGCTGACAACCTGGAAGCTTGCCGGAAGCTTTCTGCTGGAAACCTGTCTCTGTCTGGTCATCATGCAGTCTCTCAGCTTTTCCACAAACAGTATTCTGCTGCTTGTCATGGCAGACCTGCTGACCTATATCAACACCAACCGGGAGCGTGCGCTCTGTCTTACCGTTATGATTATCATTTATCTTTGCGGAAACTATGATTTTCTGTCCGGACGCTTTGCAATCGTATCCTTTAATGATTATCTTGCCTGTTACAATTCCATGACCCAATCGGTATTGTCGAGTATTCACAACACGCTGGCCTCTTTGAATATCATCATGTTTATTCTGTATATGATCTTTCTGGTACAGGAGAAAATAAATGAGAGTAAGAAATTCCTGCAAATGAATCAGGAGCTGCAGGATTTGAATGAGCAGCTGAAGGAATATGCAAACATTCGTGAAAAAATGGGAGCGACAAGGGAACGAAACCGGCTTGCCAGAGAAATACACGACACGCTGGGACATACGCTAACCGGACTGTCCGTAGGTATTGACGCCTGTGTGCTGATGAGTGAGATTGATCCTGCAGCAACCAGAAAGCAGTTAAGTACCCTGGCAGAAACAGCGAGAAACGGCTTAAAGGATGTCCGCCGTTCCGTGGATAAGCTGCGTCCGGATGCATTGGAGCATTATACCCTGAAGGAAGCGCTGGATAAAATGATTCAGGAATTTCAGGGAGTCACTGATGTAGTCATACATTTTGTCTGTCATCTTCCGCATCTGACATTCGATAAGGACGAGGAGGAAGTCATATACCGCATTATTCAGGAAGGAATGACGAATGCCGTGCGTCATGGTAAGGCAAAGGAGATTTTTATATCCATTGCCAAGGAAAATGATACACTGATTCTGATTATCGAGGATGACGGGATCGGCTGTGATAATATCAAACCGGACTTCGGTCTGCACCACATGCAGGAGAGAATCGCCCTTCTGCAGGGAGATATCCGGTTTTACGGATCCAACGGGTTTGTGATCCTTGCAGAAATTCCAATCAGGGAGGGAATCTGA
- a CDS encoding substrate-binding domain-containing protein has translation MSKLKVNIRSIVIFLFALMFVVAGLSLLNRYTSEQFIYRNKRPQKIGATYMTLNNPFFNVIDDEVRSIVEANGDVLISLDPALDLQKQKEQIRYLIDQDVSAIIINPVDFTGLSAELKEAKEANIPVITVDTDVFDEGLVSYSLMSDNYDAGVQCAKDMMKHKKSANIVLLQHSTAYSAVQRIQGFVDTIKDKPQYHVIERIECEGQLEIAMPKMDAFLDKDIPFDVVMALNDPSALGALASMQDKGRLQGVLVYGIDGSPETKALVKDHIMTGTVSQSPKTMGKDAAEIVYKILENKPYSDKARIPVALITENNIDQFSLEGWQ, from the coding sequence ATGTCAAAGCTGAAAGTGAATATACGTTCCATTGTCATTTTTCTGTTCGCATTGATGTTTGTCGTGGCAGGACTGTCACTCCTGAATCGTTATACCAGCGAACAGTTCATTTATCGTAATAAGCGGCCTCAAAAAATCGGGGCAACCTATATGACGCTGAACAATCCTTTTTTTAATGTCATTGATGATGAAGTGCGAAGTATTGTGGAAGCAAACGGAGATGTCCTGATTTCTCTGGATCCCGCACTGGATCTTCAGAAGCAAAAGGAACAAATCCGCTATCTGATCGATCAGGATGTTAGTGCGATTATTATCAACCCGGTAGACTTCACTGGTCTGAGTGCTGAGCTGAAGGAAGCAAAGGAAGCCAATATACCTGTTATCACGGTGGATACTGATGTATTTGATGAAGGACTTGTTTCCTACTCCCTGATGTCGGATAATTACGATGCGGGAGTACAGTGCGCAAAGGATATGATGAAGCATAAGAAATCAGCGAATATCGTATTGCTGCAGCACAGCACTGCTTACTCTGCTGTTCAGCGTATTCAGGGATTTGTCGATACGATTAAGGATAAACCGCAGTATCACGTAATCGAGCGTATTGAATGTGAGGGGCAGCTGGAAATCGCCATGCCGAAAATGGATGCTTTTCTTGACAAGGATATTCCCTTTGATGTCGTTATGGCTTTAAATGATCCAAGTGCGCTGGGAGCGCTTGCCTCCATGCAGGATAAGGGGCGCCTGCAGGGGGTGCTTGTCTATGGCATTGACGGCTCTCCGGAAACCAAAGCTCTGGTTAAGGATCATATCATGACGGGCACTGTATCACAATCTCCCAAAACAATGGGGAAGGACGCTGCTGAAATCGTATATAAGATACTGGAAAACAAACCGTACAGCGATAAGGCCAGGATACCGGTAGCCCTGATAACGGAAAACAATATTGATCAGTTTTCTCTGGAAGGGTGGCAGTGA
- a CDS encoding pyridoxamine 5'-phosphate oxidase family protein, producing MRRKDRETSREAAWEIFDQSAYSVLSMIYEGKPYATALSVARIGETLYFHCAREGEKLQALRHNPQVCLHAVSHMRNCAEKFTVYYASCTIKGCAKEVQTEEERHQALLAICAAFTPGNMEKAQQEIQSAGSSTSVWKIQVDEISGKCHPEK from the coding sequence ATGAGAAGAAAAGACAGAGAAACATCAAGGGAAGCGGCATGGGAAATTTTTGATCAGAGTGCTTATTCCGTACTATCTATGATTTATGAAGGGAAGCCCTATGCAACGGCACTTTCCGTGGCACGCATCGGAGAAACACTTTATTTTCACTGTGCCAGAGAGGGAGAGAAGCTGCAGGCATTGCGTCATAATCCGCAGGTCTGTCTGCATGCCGTATCCCATATGCGTAACTGTGCAGAAAAATTCACTGTTTATTATGCCTCCTGTACGATAAAGGGATGTGCAAAGGAGGTACAAACGGAGGAAGAACGGCATCAGGCTCTGCTTGCAATCTGTGCCGCCTTTACCCCGGGAAATATGGAAAAGGCACAACAGGAAATCCAGTCTGCAGGCAGCAGTACAAGTGTGTGGAAAATTCAGGTGGATGAAATCAGCGGAAAGTGTCATCCGGAAAAATGA
- a CDS encoding thioredoxin, with protein sequence MKKIIRLCSIVACTLLLLTGCGSKYERDDNPGRVENITVSQMQKKIENKESFAIVFTQTTCSHCIDFKKMLDGYLLDHNVVLYDVVLDEAPASQRKSDLKKIRETFPEMNETPSLYYVKDGKMDNLLENGDDGLTEEKFDNWVQRYKLDEKK encoded by the coding sequence ATGAAGAAAATTATCAGATTATGCAGTATTGTAGCCTGTACACTTCTGCTGTTAACCGGATGCGGCTCAAAATATGAACGAGATGATAATCCGGGTAGGGTAGAAAATATTACTGTTTCACAGATGCAGAAGAAAATTGAGAATAAGGAAAGCTTTGCTATCGTGTTTACACAGACAACCTGTTCACACTGTATTGATTTTAAAAAAATGCTGGACGGATATCTGTTGGATCACAATGTAGTTTTATATGATGTCGTACTCGATGAAGCACCTGCTTCACAGCGTAAATCAGATTTGAAGAAGATTCGTGAAACATTCCCGGAAATGAATGAAACACCTTCTTTGTATTATGTGAAGGATGGGAAAATGGACAATCTTCTGGAAAACGGTGATGATGGGCTGACAGAGGAAAAATTTGATAACTGGGTTCAGCGCTACAAGCTGGATGAGAAAAAATAA
- a CDS encoding NUDIX domain-containing protein, translated as MIMTPLKNVKGQTEEEFLKAYDATRYPCPALSVDMLIFARNNNRLKLLLIRRKNHPYIQQWALPGGFLNIDEDITEAAYRELKEETSINPEQVHLYQLHTYGAVHRDPRMRVISVAHVALINQEIKVVANDDAEDAVWFDVQSNGNILTLKHNDHCICYKIKPICKKESNSEALAFDHVQMIADALQSLEYTPLADSVRAYRSCQ; from the coding sequence ATGATTATGACACCATTGAAAAACGTCAAAGGACAGACAGAAGAAGAATTTCTGAAAGCATACGATGCCACGCGATATCCATGCCCTGCGCTCAGTGTGGATATGCTCATATTTGCAAGAAATAACAATCGGCTCAAGCTACTGCTGATTCGCAGAAAAAATCATCCTTATATACAGCAGTGGGCCTTACCGGGAGGATTTCTAAATATTGACGAGGATATTACAGAAGCTGCTTATCGGGAACTGAAGGAAGAAACCTCCATCAATCCGGAACAGGTGCATTTATACCAGCTGCACACCTATGGTGCTGTTCATCGGGATCCCAGAATGCGGGTTATTTCCGTTGCTCATGTGGCTTTGATCAATCAGGAAATAAAGGTTGTAGCAAATGACGATGCAGAAGATGCGGTATGGTTTGATGTACAATCCAATGGAAATATACTGACGCTGAAACATAACGACCACTGTATCTGTTACAAAATCAAGCCGATATGCAAGAAGGAATCGAACAGTGAAGCTCTGGCATTTGACCATGTGCAGATGATTGCAGATGCTCTGCAGTCATTAGAATATACACCGCTGGCTGATTCCGTAAGGGCGTACAGAAGCTGCCAGTAG
- a CDS encoding PHP domain-containing protein, translating into MKLLLDIHTHTLASGHAYGTIREMAASAAEHGLQLLGISEHAPGIPGTIHPFYYNNLEVIPRTLYGVEIVHGCEINVLSGGALSLEECYIDRLDYAIAGIHKQCYTDEGRQRNTENLINCMKHPKVCFVSHPDDDHTPLDYELLVCAAKEYHVALEVNNSSLHKKEQRWNCVENYKTMLALCAHYQVPVILSSDAHDPSDVGNFTLAQALIRDNGFDEQLILNTDMDAFKAFINFIE; encoded by the coding sequence ATGAAATTACTCTTGGATATTCATACGCATACGCTGGCAAGCGGACATGCATATGGGACCATTCGCGAAATGGCAGCTTCGGCTGCTGAGCACGGGCTGCAGCTGCTTGGCATTAGTGAGCATGCGCCGGGAATACCAGGAACAATACATCCCTTTTATTATAATAATTTGGAGGTTATTCCCAGAACCTTATATGGTGTGGAAATTGTTCATGGCTGTGAAATCAATGTGTTGAGCGGCGGTGCGCTGTCGCTTGAAGAATGCTATATCGACCGTCTGGATTATGCCATTGCTGGAATCCATAAACAATGCTATACGGATGAGGGCAGACAACGGAATACGGAAAATCTGATAAACTGCATGAAGCATCCGAAGGTATGCTTTGTATCGCATCCCGATGATGATCATACACCTTTGGATTATGAACTGCTCGTCTGTGCAGCAAAGGAATATCATGTTGCGCTGGAGGTTAATAACAGCTCTCTGCACAAGAAAGAACAGCGCTGGAACTGTGTGGAAAACTATAAGACTATGCTTGCACTTTGTGCACATTATCAGGTGCCCGTCATTCTTAGCTCGGATGCTCATGATCCTAGTGATGTTGGAAATTTCACACTGGCTCAGGCGCTAATCAGGGATAATGGCTTTGATGAACAGCTGATTCTGAACACGGACATGGATGCATTTAAAGCATTTATAAATTTTATTGAGTAA
- a CDS encoding transaldolase, with translation MKSKLIEMSEKFPQTELWTDSFHTDHHAYGLTQGITGITTSPTWVSRMLCNEEGSEHEEVIHELQRMHPEYNEQEMSWAWTLEMGKRRSKVMLPLWEQGNPKKGRFSIQTSIYDYSNTEKMVRMAEEVNSCGPNMQVKIPSTKEGIKAMEEATFKGISVMATVCFSVDQAIAAAEAIECGMKRRTEQGLSNDGLNPVCAVLLGMQEDWLKSYAESKDIVVHPDALPWCGVAICKEVYRIFKERGYKTRVLTAYYRHQLHWSEFIGGDIIMTIPTKWQKRFANCDVEIRDYMSDAVAEDKLKQLYQLPPFVQAYTEGSLTKDDFNSFGPVILTIRYFTEEYEKAVHKVRDLMLADPIR, from the coding sequence ATGAAGAGTAAGCTGATTGAAATGAGCGAGAAGTTTCCACAAACGGAATTATGGACAGATTCCTTTCATACGGATCACCATGCATACGGACTGACACAGGGTATCACCGGCATCACAACAAGCCCTACCTGGGTTTCCCGTATGCTGTGCAATGAAGAGGGAAGTGAGCATGAGGAAGTAATTCATGAGCTTCAAAGAATGCATCCTGAATATAATGAACAGGAAATGAGCTGGGCATGGACACTGGAAATGGGAAAACGCAGAAGCAAGGTCATGCTGCCGCTTTGGGAGCAGGGAAATCCGAAGAAGGGGCGGTTCTCTATTCAGACATCAATCTATGATTACAGTAATACGGAAAAAATGGTACGCATGGCAGAGGAAGTAAATAGCTGCGGGCCGAATATGCAGGTGAAAATTCCATCCACGAAGGAAGGAATCAAAGCGATGGAAGAGGCAACGTTTAAAGGAATCAGTGTTATGGCAACTGTCTGCTTTAGTGTGGATCAGGCAATCGCAGCTGCAGAAGCGATTGAGTGTGGAATGAAGCGTAGAACAGAGCAGGGATTATCCAATGATGGTTTGAATCCAGTATGTGCCGTGCTGCTGGGGATGCAGGAGGACTGGCTGAAATCCTATGCGGAAAGCAAAGATATTGTCGTCCATCCGGATGCACTACCTTGGTGTGGTGTGGCAATCTGTAAAGAGGTGTATCGCATTTTTAAGGAACGCGGTTACAAAACCAGAGTGCTGACGGCATATTACCGTCATCAGCTGCACTGGTCAGAGTTTATTGGGGGAGATATCATTATGACGATTCCGACAAAGTGGCAGAAGCGCTTCGCAAATTGTGATGTGGAAATCAGAGACTATATGAGTGATGCAGTGGCAGAGGATAAGCTGAAGCAGTTATATCAGCTTCCGCCATTCGTACAGGCATATACAGAAGGATCCCTAACAAAGGATGATTTTAACAGCTTCGGTCCTGTCATTTTAACAATACGCTATTTCACAGAGGAGTATGAAAAGGCAGTTCACAAGGTGCGTGATCTGATGCTGGCAGATCCAATCAGGTAA
- a CDS encoding DeoR family transcriptional regulator, translating into MAKTTQQRRNEIYRMIVSQGSVRVRELAEQLQVTTETIRKDLNSMDEQGIIIKNHGGAEIKNTYYQLPLDVKMSEHVYEKQLIARKALDFIHDNTVIFLDPGSTILYLAKYLRLRKGLTVVTNSLAIASMVSETSHKLIIAGGLLQKQGKATIGGFTNSMIDALHIDTAFMGCDGFLDSFGPATFSHEEMEVKQHVLQKATQKILLCDSSKFRKSSSYTFARWSDYDILITNQITEQEQHMVKEVKQLICVSDKDYEFL; encoded by the coding sequence ATGGCAAAAACAACACAGCAGAGAAGAAATGAAATATATCGCATGATTGTGTCACAGGGAAGTGTTCGTGTAAGGGAGCTGGCAGAACAGCTGCAGGTCACAACTGAAACGATTCGAAAAGATCTCAACAGTATGGATGAGCAGGGAATCATCATTAAGAATCATGGCGGCGCAGAAATAAAGAACACATATTATCAGCTGCCGTTAGATGTCAAAATGAGTGAACATGTTTATGAAAAGCAGCTGATTGCCCGAAAAGCATTAGATTTTATACACGACAATACCGTTATTTTTCTTGATCCCGGCAGTACGATTTTATACCTTGCAAAATATCTGCGACTGCGTAAGGGGTTGACTGTTGTCACCAATTCCCTTGCCATCGCATCCATGGTATCGGAAACCAGTCATAAGCTGATTATTGCGGGCGGATTGCTTCAAAAGCAGGGCAAGGCTACCATCGGCGGATTCACAAACAGCATGATCGATGCACTTCACATAGACACTGCGTTCATGGGTTGCGACGGATTTCTTGATTCCTTTGGACCGGCAACCTTTTCCCATGAGGAAATGGAAGTCAAGCAGCATGTTCTGCAGAAGGCAACGCAGAAAATTCTGTTATGCGATTCTTCCAAGTTCCGCAAGTCTTCCTCCTATACCTTCGCGAGGTGGTCAGATTATGACATCCTGATAACAAATCAGATTACAGAGCAGGAGCAGCATATGGTAAAAGAGGTTAAGCAACTGATTTGCGTATCAGATAAGGATTATGAGTTTTTGTGA
- a CDS encoding Rpn family recombination-promoting nuclease/putative transposase — MKVEVQERLKYDNDIFFKFALGTEDEDAAFIRNTIIERVTGIHPKESTVLNPNLDPAILKKKKMVLDIRVKDSEGREYGIEMQTTYSKQSELKRFELYGARMLSNQLDSGERYYDLLPVYQIIFLDSYAEHTRKLIDAYQMRNEEGEVESKRSLMKRIYIYLPEINAIVKRKGFEKLNDFEQLCFLFKNNDEDGILKTEERLVKKVMEKYRKFHDAEDLWSIAMATQIQEQREKNAILDSFEDGVEQGIKQGIEQGVAQGIKQGQKEGERKLLSRQMVSKYHEDCSTWLCSLTMEQIDLVSNLLLTCDTLQELKNQLMGNK, encoded by the coding sequence ATGAAGGTAGAGGTGCAGGAACGACTGAAATATGATAACGATATATTTTTTAAGTTCGCTCTTGGCACAGAGGATGAAGATGCTGCGTTTATCCGTAACACCATTATTGAACGAGTGACAGGAATCCATCCTAAGGAGAGTACTGTATTAAATCCTAATCTGGATCCTGCTATTCTCAAAAAGAAAAAAATGGTATTGGACATCCGTGTGAAGGACAGCGAAGGAAGAGAATACGGCATCGAAATGCAAACCACGTATTCAAAGCAATCAGAGTTAAAACGCTTTGAACTGTACGGAGCCAGAATGTTATCGAATCAGCTTGATAGCGGAGAAAGGTATTATGATCTTCTTCCTGTTTATCAAATTATCTTTCTTGATTCCTATGCAGAACACACCAGGAAATTGATTGATGCCTATCAGATGAGAAATGAGGAAGGCGAAGTAGAAAGTAAGCGAAGCCTGATGAAGAGGATTTACATCTATCTGCCGGAGATAAATGCAATCGTCAAGCGCAAGGGATTTGAGAAGTTGAATGACTTTGAACAACTGTGCTTCCTGTTTAAAAATAATGATGAAGATGGTATACTAAAAACAGAGGAAAGGCTGGTGAAGAAGGTAATGGAGAAGTACAGAAAATTTCATGATGCAGAAGACCTCTGGTCGATAGCGATGGCAACGCAGATACAGGAACAGCGCGAAAAAAATGCCATTTTGGATAGTTTTGAAGATGGTGTTGAACAGGGAATCAAACAAGGGATTGAACAAGGCGTCGCGCAAGGAATTAAACAGGGACAAAAAGAAGGGGAAAGAAAACTGTTAAGTAGACAAATGGTAAGTAAATATCATGAAGACTGCTCAACATGGCTATGTTCTTTGACAATGGAACAAATCGACCTTGTATCCAATTTGTTACTTACCTGTGATACCTTGCAGGAACTAAAGAATCAGCTCATGGGCAATAAATAA
- a CDS encoding glycyl-radical enzyme activating protein, whose amino-acid sequence MVSLHVSTIQRYSTKDGPGIRSTVFLIGCNLRCVWCSNPELMLPGDKLLHFSSLCRKCQSCVRAYPDAVYMQDGELHMHKTAQLRSCELEEICPYDALEHTGMQVDPVTLVEQLLKDRIFYEESAGGVTFSGGEPLLQAEALYDALYLLKQKGISVCVDTAGDVEWKVMEKVASQCDLFLYDIKAYDNSVHQRITGVGNARILDNARKLAAMHKPLWIRMVIVKGQNDDYRDLLDRLTFVSSLGTAVKRVDLLPYHSLGVGKYKSLGLPYPIKEDATPDAETLAYCIEVGRNLGLSMYMEG is encoded by the coding sequence ATGGTAAGCCTGCATGTATCTACCATTCAGCGCTATTCCACAAAGGATGGCCCGGGTATCCGTTCCACAGTGTTTCTGATTGGCTGCAATCTTCGCTGTGTATGGTGCTCTAATCCGGAACTGATGCTGCCAGGGGATAAGCTGCTGCATTTCTCATCGCTGTGCCGGAAATGTCAAAGCTGTGTACGCGCATATCCGGATGCGGTATATATGCAGGATGGAGAACTTCATATGCACAAGACGGCGCAGCTGCGTTCTTGCGAGCTGGAGGAAATCTGTCCTTATGACGCTCTTGAGCATACCGGTATGCAGGTGGATCCGGTTACTCTTGTCGAGCAGCTGTTAAAGGATCGTATCTTTTATGAGGAGTCCGCAGGCGGCGTTACCTTCAGCGGCGGGGAACCGCTGTTACAGGCAGAGGCGTTATACGATGCGCTTTATCTTCTGAAGCAAAAGGGTATTTCGGTATGCGTGGATACCGCTGGAGATGTGGAATGGAAGGTTATGGAGAAAGTTGCATCACAGTGTGATCTGTTTCTCTACGATATCAAGGCGTACGATAACAGTGTGCATCAGCGTATTACAGGAGTCGGGAATGCACGGATTCTGGATAATGCACGAAAACTGGCTGCTATGCATAAGCCCTTGTGGATTCGCATGGTTATTGTAAAGGGACAAAATGATGATTACAGGGATTTGCTTGACAGATTAACGTTTGTTTCCTCCTTAGGAACCGCGGTAAAGCGTGTGGATCTTTTGCCGTATCATTCACTTGGTGTAGGAAAATATAAAAGTCTGGGATTGCCGTATCCAATTAAGGAGGATGCAACGCCTGATGCGGAAACACTTGCCTATTGTATAGAGGTGGGGCGCAACCTGGGACTTTCGATGTACATGGAAGGATAG